The Hornefia porci genome contains the following window.
TGAGAACATGCTGATCAACGCCAATGCGCTTGCGGCGCCGCAGGCGAATGAGAACAGAGAGAAATACGGATGCAATATTCCCTGGGTCATCGCGCTGAACATCAACGGGAGCGGCGACCGCCGGTATCTGGACTTCGACGAATGGGATGATGTGATCGAACAGGCAAAGGCGCTCGGAACCTTTATGTTTTTCATTGAGGGTGAGGAACCGCTGAAGTACCCTGAAGAAATCATCGCCCTGTGCAATAAGCATTATGAGTGCGAATTTCTGATGTTTACGGACGGTATGGGAATTACAGAGGCATTCGCCGATGAGATGCTGCGTGTGAAGAATCTGATCGTCGCTGTGGAGGTCTCCGGTACGCCGGAGGATCAGAAACTGGCTGAGACCGCGGAAATCCTTCATCGCAAGAAGCTTCCATACTGCGTGTCCTGCACTTATGATGAAGAGAGTCAGGAACGTTTTGACCGGGAGGATTTTTTCGACAAAATGATCGAATACGGCGTCAAGCTGTGTCTGTTCTTTTCCGCCGCGCCGGCCGGAAAGGACCGCGTCTATGACCGGATTGTGGAATATCGCAAGAAGAAACCGATCATGACGATCAACTTCTGCAAGGATTCTACCATTACCGGGGGATGTGTCGCCGGCGGAAGATATTACTGCAGCATCAGCGCCACCGGCGATGTGGAGGCGTGTTTCTTCTATCGGGAGTCTGACAGCAATGTGCGAGAGAAAAGTCTGGTGGAGTGTCTTCAGTCGCCGCTGTTCATGAAATTTCACGATAAAAATGTTCAGTGCGTGCTGAACCGGTAGACGGCAGGAATAGATGCGGCGGCCGGAGGGAAATCCCCGGGCCGCCGCGTTTCTTTGTTATCAGACTGTTTATGGACTCCGCCCTCTACGCCTCAATGCCCAGCAGGAGACGGTCCAGAATCTCTACCGCGTCCTGAATGCAGCCGTCGCAGCTGCGGAGGGGTTCGCCGGTGTCCACGCCTTTCAGCTGCCGACAGACGATGGACCTGTTTTTGTTCAGGAAAGCCTCTGTCGCTTCCTTCATCATCTGGTAGCATTCGCGTTTGGTTTTCGGGTGATCCATATCTCCGTCGGAAATTTTCATTCCGATTACCATGGCCATCGCGCTGACCGCGCCGCAGGTGCCCATGCTGCCCATGCCGAGTCCGAAGGGCTCTGCCATACGGAACACCTGTCTCGGGTCAGTGCCCATAACATTGCAGTAGGAGCAGGCGACGGCCTGCGCACAGTTGAAGCCCTGTTTGTGAAGCCTTGCGGCGAGTTCTTTTCTGTTCATATAGCGTATTCTCCTTTGTCCTTGGATGACCGGCGGAAACCGGCCGGTTTCAGTATACCGCAGCAAAGCACGGATTGCAAGGATACAGCGCTGTGTGATATAATCAGTGCATATAGAAATTAGCATTGAGGATGTGTGAATCATGAAGTATCAGGTGTTGAAAACAGAGGATTTCAGAACTTCCCGCTGGACAGGCGGAACGACGACGCAGCTGGCGATTTGGCCGCAGGACAGCGAATATCTGGAGCGTAATTTTGTCTGGAGACTGTCAACGGCCACCTGCGAAAAGGAGGAGTCGGTATTCTCCAGGCTGCCGGATTTCAACCGGGTTCTGGTGGTGCTGTCCGGCAGTGTGGTTCTGGCTCATGAAAATGTCCGGTCGGCCCGGCTGCGGGAACTGGAGCAGGACGCCTTTGACGGCGCGTATAGAACAAAGAGCTTCGGGGCGATCACCGACTATAATCTGATGGTGCGCAAGGGGAACGAAGGCAGCGTGGAGGTTATAGCGCTTTCTGAAGAGAACCGGACGCTGACCGTGGAGGACAAAGAACAGTACGCCATGGGAACGCAGGCGTTCTATTGCAGGGACGGATATGCAACTGTCGATATCAGCGGAACGATGGTAATGCTGAAGGAGGGAGAACAGCTGGTAATCGATTATGACCGGCGGGAATCTCTGCGGCTGTCCGTCATGGGAGAG
Protein-coding sequences here:
- a CDS encoding HutD family protein, which codes for MKYQVLKTEDFRTSRWTGGTTTQLAIWPQDSEYLERNFVWRLSTATCEKEESVFSRLPDFNRVLVVLSGSVVLAHENVRSARLRELEQDAFDGAYRTKSFGAITDYNLMVRKGNEGSVEVIALSEENRTLTVEDKEQYAMGTQAFYCRDGYATVDISGTMVMLKEGEQLVIDYDRRESLRLSVMGEGHLIRCSIWYNYEEGSFGPTRIEKKPATAEDFRQCIFIANTQYRFSKYTNKRLKSVWYDEELQKGIRAVNRFAIADILFFAGIALVGFLGAGRFHSPILWIAAFVVWFLLYSLLVAPAVYFLAVPKPVAAHIKDVSRLTPYERELREKQMNTNERVTRILNRYKFSGTAEYDEDGNRLDDLSSKKF
- a CDS encoding radical SAM/SPASM domain-containing protein, with translation MSAVGNEIKKLGLMKAYEFLDRNPEANLPKLLDWFDTYAPKDVLSVQRDVIRDIVTRKDGNWYNLLISLWSDIDDDVRKTIFENMLINANALAAPQANENREKYGCNIPWVIALNINGSGDRRYLDFDEWDDVIEQAKALGTFMFFIEGEEPLKYPEEIIALCNKHYECEFLMFTDGMGITEAFADEMLRVKNLIVAVEVSGTPEDQKLAETAEILHRKKLPYCVSCTYDEESQERFDREDFFDKMIEYGVKLCLFFSAAPAGKDRVYDRIVEYRKKKPIMTINFCKDSTITGGCVAGGRYYCSISATGDVEACFFYRESDSNVREKSLVECLQSPLFMKFHDKNVQCVLNR
- a CDS encoding C-GCAxxG-C-C family protein, translating into MNRKELAARLHKQGFNCAQAVACSYCNVMGTDPRQVFRMAEPFGLGMGSMGTCGAVSAMAMVIGMKISDGDMDHPKTKRECYQMMKEATEAFLNKNRSIVCRQLKGVDTGEPLRSCDGCIQDAVEILDRLLLGIEA